One stretch of Pigmentiphaga aceris DNA includes these proteins:
- a CDS encoding response regulator, which yields MAKTILIVDDSASVRQVVGITLRGAGYDVIEGSDGAVGLSKLTGQRVHLIISDVNMPNMDGISFVKAVKQLPAYKFTPVVMLTTESQEEKKREGQQAGAKAWIVKPFQPAQLLAAVEKLVLP from the coding sequence ATGGCAAAAACTATCTTGATCGTCGATGACTCGGCATCGGTTCGACAGGTCGTCGGCATCACCTTGCGCGGCGCCGGTTACGACGTGATCGAGGGCAGCGATGGCGCAGTCGGGCTCAGCAAGCTGACGGGTCAGCGCGTTCACCTGATCATCAGCGACGTGAACATGCCCAACATGGACGGCATCAGCTTCGTCAAGGCAGTCAAGCAACTGCCGGCCTACAAGTTCACGCCAGTCGTGATGCTGACCACGGAAAGCCAGGAAGAAAAGAAGCGGGAAGGCCAGCAAGCGGGTGCCAAGGCATGGATCGTCAAGCCTTTCCAGCCCGCTCAACTGCTGGCCGCTGTGGAAAAGCTCGTCCTTCCCTGA